GACCTTTCGCTCAGCATGAAATCGGTCAATTTCGAACCGGTTAACGACACGGGCGATGCATCGATGCAGCAGGACACGATCATGTTGAACGATTTTGAGGATATCGATCTGGTTGACTTTCACATGCACTCGCTTGATAGTGATGGACCGTTCCCGATGATAACGAACCATGATCCCGATCTGGTGGCTAGCACGGGTAAACATCCGCCGCACACGACAACGCACGATGGGATCGGTATGTTTTGCAATCGAGAGGCAGACGCCACTAGTGGAGGTAAACTGATGTCGAATGGGTTTACAGCCCCGGAACTCCGATCGCAGGACATGCACAGCGATATGTTGCACGATCACGCGaatcaacagcagcacacgTACTTGAACAACAATGATGGCGGAGATGGTACTGCGAGCGTTATGCTGGAGCTAGATTTGATGGATCACAACGACTCGAAGCAGTTAACGTTCGGAAGTCTTCATCATCCGCAACCTCATTTACAGCAACATCACGCGACTcatcttcagcagcagcagcagcagcatcacagTGACAGCAATAATAACACCAGCTACGATGCTGGCCGAACGGTAACGATCGGACCACTTCGATTTGCCGTGCAGGATCAGCCTGTTGCAAGTACCAGcactagcagcagtagtagcagcaccagcagcagtccCAGCAATTGCTTCCGAGGGTTGGGAAGCTCATCGTTTTCGTCGAAACATGCCAACAAACAGAACCATCATCTTAATttacatcagcagcaacagcagcatcatcatcagcaacaacaacatcaccaccaacaacagcagcctCAAACGCATCATCAAAATTTGCTAGACCAACTATCGACACCGCCCGCCACCGTGAGCGGTGAGACGATCGATTCGTACCAGGACAATGCAATGGATTTTGAGAGTTTGCTCACGAGCGACACGGACAACATGCTCACAGCAAACAACTGCCACCGGATGATGTTGGACTGTGCGCAGGATAAGCCCATGTTTAGCTATCTGCCGGATCCGAGCATACTAGACTACTTCTCCGAAGATTGTAACGGGCTCGATTACGAAATAAAGCATCTGGAGTActaaaaaaacccaccaaccGCCGCACGTCGAACAGCACGGAAACGGATTTCCGTACTTTCCATCCCGCCCCGGGTTGTCCACCACCAAGTATTATTAATCCCATTTTTCGCCTGGGggaaaaagcagaaaatggCGGTGTGTGATATACGCTCTGCTCCGGAACAGACATACAGCGATAATGTGGTTTGAGGGGGTTTCTTCCTAAGCCTTTTACCATGTTTGCTAGTTTTATTAGGTGCAAGTAATAACTTTAACTCTACTACAACAGGAGCGCGGCGAAAGCGAAAATGGGGAGAGGAAAACGAAAGTGCGAAAATACGTTGCGCTGCTTGTTAGTACTGCTGCCTGTCtgcctgtctgtctgtctgtctttcTGTTTGCCTATTTCAATCAGCTACGCCTCCTCTACAGTCTCATCTTACGGTGGGTCGTAGTTCCGGATCGGGAGCGGCCATGGCGTAGCCCAGCTCGCGCAGCGCACGCATAATGTCGACAAACACCGTCGGATCCTCGACCGTTGCCGGTATGgagatgtgtttgtttgcggcCAGATCAGCCATCGCTTTACGCAACGTTTTACCTGCGCGAGGAAAGGGGGGCACAAACCTGGTGGTTAAGCAAATCACCGGATCACTCCTGCCAATGGTTCGGTCGATATCTTACCCGATCTGGTGCGCGGTAAGCTTTGTACTTGGGCGGCTAGTTTGAAGGCGGCGATCGGTCCGATCACCTCCCGTATGATGTTGATCAGCTCGACCGACATCTTGGCAGCCGGTTTCGAGACGTTCGCCTTCGTCACGTACAGACAGAGCGGTATCTGACCCTTGGTCGGTTCGGGCACACCAAACACGGCCGCATCCGCCACATCCGGGTGTCGCAGTATCGCGTCCTCCAGGCTGGACGTGGAGATACGATGACCCGCCACATTGATCACATCGTCATCGCGGGCCGTCACGTAAATGTACCCATTCTCGTCCTTGTATCCCGCATCCATGGTGTCGTAGTAGCCCTGGAAAACAAACCCCCGCAATCAGTGGTCTGTAAGAGTAAGGAACAGGGGAAGGATATCGTTACCGGAAACCTCTGGAAGTACGTCTTGCGGAAGAGCTCATCGCTGCGGTAGAGTGTCGCCATGTTGCCCGGTGGTAGTGGCAGCTTTACCACGATACGGCCCAGTTCGTTCGGCTTCGCTTCGTGTCCGTTCTTGTCGAGCACATAGATGTCGTACCCACAGTACGGAAGACCCGTCGTGAAGGGTGGCGTCTGGAGGTTTTGTGCAAACCCAACACAAGTGGCCGTTATTGCCGAACCGGTCTCTGTTTGCCACCACTGGTTCAGTATCGGCACCTTGAAGATGTTGCGCATCCATTTCTACCGAGAAGAGGGAGCAAACAGTGAGGAAGAACCGTTTTGGAAGGTTGGTTTACTGCTGCTACATtctaatgtgtgtgtatatctaAAACATTCGATAATAAGGCTAACACTAATATGGCGGACGCGGATGGTGTGCGTCCGAATTGTACCTTTCTCGAGCGCGCCTAGCTTTTAGTTCGTAAGGTGGTAGAGACCAAGCTTAAACAACTTAtctccccaaaaaaacaatgctCATACAACCATCATTATAGTGAACCGCCTCCGGGGTCGCTTGGGGAGGTGGTGAAAGACGCATCAGAGTCCGAGGAagattaataatatttttttctttagatCTCAATTTATAAAACTGGTTTTGTTAAAGAAACTAATAAACAATTGCTTGTGATAACAATAAAGTCGCTAATCATAACCGAGCTTATGGTATGTTTTGTTGTCACTGGCTTTACGGATGGTGCGAGCTTTCGGTTTACGATCTTTAGGGCGCAAATCTTCAGAGTCCAGAGAGAGAGGCACGTGTTCGATCAATTTCTGTGTAGAAAACAACCATTGAGCTCTATTTCCGTACAATATTTGTACTAAACATTGGACATTCAGCATACTCGCGCTCGGTAACACGtaggtgttgttgtttattcAGCTCTGGTACCAGCTGTTGCGGTTACGGTAAGCTCACTAGGGGGCTAGTTTCGTATGTTTTGCGTCTATAAATAACGCCTGTTACGCATACACATGTATGGGGGGCGCATAGTGGATCCGGACGCGTGGGATGTAGATCGGATGCAAAAGTTACACATATAGAACTCAACTACAAAATTACAAACCAACCCAAACCGTTGCACTAGCGCGAGTGGAGCCGTGTGATGTCGATGTCTCCGAATCAGACATATGTTGCTATACACATGCCCGTGGTATGGAATTAAATTGATATTGGACCGGAAGGAAAACCTAACCTAAACGAAAAGGTGCCAAAAGTGATGACTTTTGACTTTTGTCTTTGACTAGGGCAGCACTACTAAATTCaccatttttattcatgaatCCGTTTCACGATCATTTACTTACCATCGTTTCCAGATCACAATGCTCCCCAGCGATAAAGATGGCGCGCAGCGACTTAAGGCTATACTTACGCCCGTACGTCACTTCCGGATCAACGCGCCTGATGACGCGGAACGCAGTAGGAACGGAAAAGATGGCCGATACCTTATGCTGATCGATGATGCGGAAGTACTGCCCAGGATCCGGTGTTCGGTCCGGTTTACCCTCGTACATGACGCTGGTGGCACCGTACAGTAACGGCCCGTAGCAGATGTACGAATGACCAACGACCCAACCCAGATCCGAAGCGTTCCACCAGACATCATCCGGCTGGATGCCGTAAATCGTGTTCATTGTGTACATCAGTGTTACCAGATGTCCGCCGATAGGTCGCTGAATGCCTTTCGGTTTATCTGGATGCGAGTAAGGCAGAGAGCGAGAGTTGTAAGGACCAAAGGAAGAAGAGAGAAATACTAACGCCCCAACGAAAATCCTACCTGTTGTACCGGATGTGTACAGTATGTAGAGTGGATCGTTCGCATCCACCGGCACACAGTCGACCGGTGTGTCCAGTGCATTCTCCCAGGCCACATCCCACGTCTCATCCAGATCGGACATCAGTATGTTCGACCGTCTGTAGATGATGTTCTTCAGTGGCTTCCAGCGTGACATCGCAACCGCTTCGTGCAGAATGTCCAGATAGTAGATAATCTTGTGCGGTTCCACACCACAGTTTGCCGCTATGATCACCTTCGGTTCGGCATGCTCTATCCGCGTACATAACTCACTAGCCGCGAAACCTAGCAATTGAGAACGCGCGACAATTAGAACTGAATGGCACCCACCCTATTACCCACAAATCATACCTCCAAAAACAACGGAATGAACGGCACCAAGACGGGCCGTCGCCAGCATGGCGATGATAGCTTCTGGGATGAGCGGCATATAGATGACGACACGATCTCCCTTCTGTACACCGAGTCTTCGCAGTCCACCGGCCAAACGGGACACCTTGAATAAGAGCCGCGTGTAAATAGAGTTGCAATACAATAAAGTGATAAGTATCAAAGCTCCAAAAGCAAGCGAACAGTTCTGTCTGTTTAGGGAAGCACCAGGTTCTAGCTTACCTTATCATACAGCTCGTTGTACGTTACATGGCGCACCGTATTGGTGGTAGGACTATCGTGGATGAGCGCCACCTTACTGCCCTTGTCCGCCAACACATGTCGGTCAATTGCGTTATAGCAAGCGTTCAACTTTCCTCCAACATACCTATAAAAAAGGGGGCGAAAATTACAATAGGACAGCGTTACTAAGGCTTTCCTAAttgcatgctgctgctgctgctcccttTGCGTGGGGGTTAGCGAGTTCCTGAGCGCTTTTCACCAAGCTAAGACGAAACATAAATATTCGTCCCCGCATTTCACATTTGTCCTGCCCCATCTTCCCTTCCATCCGTAAGGATAGACTCACAACTGGACCATTGTCCTCATTTTCATATAGAGTGATAAACCTCAACCACCCCATAAGCACGCTAGTCACTCGTTTGGGGAGTATTCGGAGGAGAACTggcgcacttttttttttgacacaaTGTGCGTACATAAAACATACGCAAGCAGGCAAAAGGCTGCCatctgggggggggggacgtaTGCAAAAATggcgagagaaaaaatgcaattctGAACCATATGTGGTGATGTATGTGTGGTGGCTCCTGTCAACATGGCATTATGAGTCCACCACGCGTCCTGATGGCTATGCCACCTCCAAATGCCTGATGGATATTGATTGCGAGTCTTGCGGAAAGTTTATTATCGATGCTTCCCAGAGGAGAGTTCCGGTCGTACGGACTGAGACGCTGGCGAACCAACGTTTGGTGAGTAATGCAGTATGATTTATGATTTCTATTAAATATACATACGAGTCGGTtgaaggaggaagaggagagGGGTTCGTTTGGTTGAGATTATGAATGGAGTTAGTAAGGCATGGTGGCCTGAAGTTTCCAAATCCGTTGTgatttttaaacgattttttttaaagcgaaTTCAACCAGTGAGTAAATTCTTCgtttaaaaagataaaaccACGCACCATCTTGATCGTATACCCAGGGACACTACACACTTTAAGACGCAGAACATTTAAAGTAAGCTCTCATATTTACCACTTCGTGAAAGGACTATCACTATCGTCCAGCACTTTCTCCCACGGTTCATCCCAATCGATCAGCTGTTCGGCCAGATCACCCCAGAACGATTCCGGCTGCTCGAGCGATTGGCAGTACGCCTCCATGTACAGTGGGCTCAGCATCTCCGACTGGCTGGAACACACAGGCACTTGCGGTACACAACTACTGTTCGACGGTATGGGTTGATCCATGCTTTCCTCCCGACACGTGTTTAATCCCGACCGTTACGTCCGTTAGGATGCTAGCTTTTCACCAACGCACGTCACTTGCCCGTGTAATGTCTGGACCCGCAAAAGTTTGGAACTACTACTTCCTTGATTACCAAAACCCGTGACGATCACAAACGCGATTCAGTTCGATCGACGGCACACGACGGACTGAGATGTCCGTTCTGCTGTTCCTTAGCTTTGGGATCGCTATGGCACAGGCCTCCGTGCGCCGATCGCCCCCAGTTGGAGTGGTACTTTCCCAAGGTTTCCCGGTTTGGCGCTGCGTACTTCTTTTTCGCTGGACTAATGTATACTATAACCTTTGCCTTGCGTTTGTCCACCGTTCACCCCTCTTCCGTCGCATACTGTCACCGAACTGAGCGGAACTGTTCAGTGTTAACGCAGCTAAAC
This genomic window from Anopheles maculipalpis chromosome 2RL, idAnoMacuDA_375_x, whole genome shotgun sequence contains:
- the LOC126557332 gene encoding acyl-CoA synthetase short-chain family member 3, mitochondrial translates to MDQPIPSNSSCVPQVPVCSSQSEMLSPLYMEAYCQSLEQPESFWGDLAEQLIDWDEPWEKVLDDSDSPFTKWYVGGKLNACYNAIDRHVLADKGSKVALIHDSPTTNTVRHVTYNELYDKVSRLAGGLRRLGVQKGDRVVIYMPLIPEAIIAMLATARLGAVHSVVFGGFAASELCTRIEHAEPKVIIAANCGVEPHKIIYYLDILHEAVAMSRWKPLKNIIYRRSNILMSDLDETWDVAWENALDTPVDCVPVDANDPLYILYTSGTTDKPKGIQRPIGGHLVTLMYTMNTIYGIQPDDVWWNASDLGWVVGHSYICYGPLLYGATSVMYEGKPDRTPDPGQYFRIIDQHKVSAIFSVPTAFRVIRRVDPEVTYGRKYSLKSLRAIFIAGEHCDLETMKWMRNIFKVPILNQWWQTETGSAITATCVGFAQNLQTPPFTTGLPYCGYDIYVLDKNGHEAKPNELGRIVVKLPLPPGNMATLYRSDELFRKTYFQRFPGYYDTMDAGYKDENGYIYVTARDDDVINVAGHRISTSSLEDAILRHPDVADAAVFGVPEPTKGQIPLCLYVTKANVSKPAAKMSVELINIIREVIGPIAAFKLAAQVQSLPRTRSGKTLRKAMADLAANKHISIPATVEDPTVFVDIMRALRELGYAMAAPDPELRPTVR